One Archocentrus centrarchus isolate MPI-CPG fArcCen1 chromosome 10, fArcCen1, whole genome shotgun sequence genomic region harbors:
- the LOC115786497 gene encoding uncharacterized protein LOC115786497 isoform X1, with the protein MEDLTDFLRRREVSEEIIQTLENEKIDASVINLMSDEELKTYLPSYGDRLAVFGFCRRQGNSRKSTLFERLKTKLSKRKTSEDGSSTAQEHSEPTHKRNALKTKRKIEIGWMHYDEDADVFKQVRARRGGGTRKMVICKDAKKSDILQVAKDLFFPNGGNVRGPLTDFECDLKDYQEMTVDGGLTVGEMYNVTKLNILRFYLTTKKPQSSPGLQSSSQDQNSSSFTVATVSSFAPFEQVSPDVTQTVDTTDNNLSLSSMQAVSDNSSYSSDIVFVGPVSDSESINLDDTLVLTPQPGPTSERMKRVLVVHRGQVMPELISHFSANDLEDVDIKIQLVLPDGTPEKAYDHGGVVRDCLSEFWKEFYDQCTTGTAYKVPFLRHDFGQQEWESVGRIIAFGWATEKYLPVKIAPAILEQAAFGYVKSDIVENFLKFMPESERTVLEAWQSDFSSVDQEELVDILDNQSCRRMPTACNATEVLMELAHKTLVQEPAYVIEQWAKTLSTAGESLCDLSSVYEALQPNVRKVLGCFTFPETMTTHQKVIQKYLTTYVKNVEKQHLCLFLRFCTGSDLYLGKNIIVAFNELEGFQRRPVAHTCGCVLELSINYDSYPDFSSEMNRVLESNVWVMDII; encoded by the exons ATGGAAGACCTGACTGACTTCTTGAGACGAAGAGAAGTCTCTGAGGAAATAATACAAACCCTGGAGAATGAGAAG ATCGATGCCAGTGTTATAAATCTGATGTCAGATGAGGAGCTGAAGACTTATCTACCATCATATGGTGATCGCCTTGCAGTATTTGGATTTTGCAGACGGCAGGGCAACAGCCGAAAGTCGACGCTTTTTGAACGTCTGAAAACCAAAttgtccaaaagaaaaacatctgaagatggcagcagcacagcgCAAGAACATTCAGAACCAACCCATAAAAGAAATGCTctgaagacaaagagaaaaatagaaataggATGGATGCATTATGATGAAGATGCTGATGTTTTCAAGCAGGTTAGAGCTAGACGAGGAGGAGGGACAAGAAAAATGGTAATTTGCAAGGACGCTAAGAAAAGTGACATATTACAGGTTGCAAAAGATCTGTTCTTTCCAAATGGAGGAAATGTTCGGGGGCCCTTAACAGATTTTGAATGTGATCTAAAGGATTATCAAGAGATGACAGTTGATGGTGGATTAACAGTTGGAGAAATGTACAATGTTACAAAACTAAATATCCTTAGGTTTTACCTGaccacaaaaaaaccccaaagcaGCCCAGGTTTGCAATCATCTTCTCAAGACCAAAACTCCTCTTCTTTTACTGTTGCTACAGTTTCTTCATTTGCTCCTTTTGAACAAGTCAGCCCTGATGTGACACAAACTGTAGACACTACAGACAATAACCTTTCACTCTCTTCCATGCAGGCTGTAAGTGATAACTCTTCTTACAGCAgtgacattgtttttgttggacCCGTCTCTGACAGTGAGTCAATAAATTTGGACGACACCCTGGTTTTAACTCCACAACCTGGCCCAACCAGTGAGAGAATGAAAAGAGTACTAGTCGTTCACAGAGGGCAGGTAATGCCAGAgctcatttcacattttagtGCTAATGATCTCGAAGATGTTGACATTAAAATCCAGCTTGTACTGCCTGATGGAACACCTGAAAAAGCTTATGATCATGGAGGAGTTGTAAGAGACTGTCTTTCAGAATTCTGGAAGGAATTCTATGACCAGTGCACCACTGGAACTGCTTACAAAGTGCCCTTCTTAAGGCATGATTTTGGGCAGCAGGAGTGGGAGAGTGTGGGCAGAATCATTGCATTTGGATGGGCCACAGAGAAATATCTCCCTGTGAAAATTGCCCCTGCCATTCTGGAACAAGCTGCCTTTGGATATGTGAAGAGTGATATTGTGGAGAATTTTCTCAAGTTCATGCCTGAATCTGAGCGTACAGTGTTAGAGGCGTGGCAGTCAGATTTTAGCAGTGTGGACCAAGAAGAACTTGTAGACATACTTGATAACCAGAGCTGCAGAAGGATGCCAACAGCCTGCAATGCTACCGAAGTCCTAATGGAGCTTGCACACAAAACACTTGTCCAAGAGCCTGCCTATGTCATCGAACAGTGGGCGAAAACACTCAGCACTGCAGGTGAAAGCCTTTGTGATCTGTCTTCAGTATATGAAGCCCTCCAACCAAATGTGAGAAAGGTTCTCGGGTGTTTCACTTTTCCTGAAACAATGACGACCCATCAGAAGGTTATTCAGAAATACCTAACTACATATGTGAAGAATGTTGAGAAGCAACATTTGTGCTTGTTCCTTAGGTTTTGCACAGGTTCAGACTTATATCTTGGAAAGAACATCATTGTTGCATTTAACGAACTTGAAGGTTTCCAGAGGCGACCTGTGGCACACACATGTGGATGTGTACTGGAGCTGTCAATAAATTATGACAGCTATCCTGATTTTAGTTCTGAGATGAACAGAGTGTTGGAATCCAATGTGTGGGTCATGGACATTATCTAA
- the LOC115786497 gene encoding uncharacterized protein LOC115786497 isoform X2 yields MSDEELKTYLPSYGDRLAVFGFCRRQGNSRKSTLFERLKTKLSKRKTSEDGSSTAQEHSEPTHKRNALKTKRKIEIGWMHYDEDADVFKQVRARRGGGTRKMVICKDAKKSDILQVAKDLFFPNGGNVRGPLTDFECDLKDYQEMTVDGGLTVGEMYNVTKLNILRFYLTTKKPQSSPGLQSSSQDQNSSSFTVATVSSFAPFEQVSPDVTQTVDTTDNNLSLSSMQAVSDNSSYSSDIVFVGPVSDSESINLDDTLVLTPQPGPTSERMKRVLVVHRGQVMPELISHFSANDLEDVDIKIQLVLPDGTPEKAYDHGGVVRDCLSEFWKEFYDQCTTGTAYKVPFLRHDFGQQEWESVGRIIAFGWATEKYLPVKIAPAILEQAAFGYVKSDIVENFLKFMPESERTVLEAWQSDFSSVDQEELVDILDNQSCRRMPTACNATEVLMELAHKTLVQEPAYVIEQWAKTLSTAGESLCDLSSVYEALQPNVRKVLGCFTFPETMTTHQKVIQKYLTTYVKNVEKQHLCLFLRFCTGSDLYLGKNIIVAFNELEGFQRRPVAHTCGCVLELSINYDSYPDFSSEMNRVLESNVWVMDII; encoded by the coding sequence ATGTCAGATGAGGAGCTGAAGACTTATCTACCATCATATGGTGATCGCCTTGCAGTATTTGGATTTTGCAGACGGCAGGGCAACAGCCGAAAGTCGACGCTTTTTGAACGTCTGAAAACCAAAttgtccaaaagaaaaacatctgaagatggcagcagcacagcgCAAGAACATTCAGAACCAACCCATAAAAGAAATGCTctgaagacaaagagaaaaatagaaataggATGGATGCATTATGATGAAGATGCTGATGTTTTCAAGCAGGTTAGAGCTAGACGAGGAGGAGGGACAAGAAAAATGGTAATTTGCAAGGACGCTAAGAAAAGTGACATATTACAGGTTGCAAAAGATCTGTTCTTTCCAAATGGAGGAAATGTTCGGGGGCCCTTAACAGATTTTGAATGTGATCTAAAGGATTATCAAGAGATGACAGTTGATGGTGGATTAACAGTTGGAGAAATGTACAATGTTACAAAACTAAATATCCTTAGGTTTTACCTGaccacaaaaaaaccccaaagcaGCCCAGGTTTGCAATCATCTTCTCAAGACCAAAACTCCTCTTCTTTTACTGTTGCTACAGTTTCTTCATTTGCTCCTTTTGAACAAGTCAGCCCTGATGTGACACAAACTGTAGACACTACAGACAATAACCTTTCACTCTCTTCCATGCAGGCTGTAAGTGATAACTCTTCTTACAGCAgtgacattgtttttgttggacCCGTCTCTGACAGTGAGTCAATAAATTTGGACGACACCCTGGTTTTAACTCCACAACCTGGCCCAACCAGTGAGAGAATGAAAAGAGTACTAGTCGTTCACAGAGGGCAGGTAATGCCAGAgctcatttcacattttagtGCTAATGATCTCGAAGATGTTGACATTAAAATCCAGCTTGTACTGCCTGATGGAACACCTGAAAAAGCTTATGATCATGGAGGAGTTGTAAGAGACTGTCTTTCAGAATTCTGGAAGGAATTCTATGACCAGTGCACCACTGGAACTGCTTACAAAGTGCCCTTCTTAAGGCATGATTTTGGGCAGCAGGAGTGGGAGAGTGTGGGCAGAATCATTGCATTTGGATGGGCCACAGAGAAATATCTCCCTGTGAAAATTGCCCCTGCCATTCTGGAACAAGCTGCCTTTGGATATGTGAAGAGTGATATTGTGGAGAATTTTCTCAAGTTCATGCCTGAATCTGAGCGTACAGTGTTAGAGGCGTGGCAGTCAGATTTTAGCAGTGTGGACCAAGAAGAACTTGTAGACATACTTGATAACCAGAGCTGCAGAAGGATGCCAACAGCCTGCAATGCTACCGAAGTCCTAATGGAGCTTGCACACAAAACACTTGTCCAAGAGCCTGCCTATGTCATCGAACAGTGGGCGAAAACACTCAGCACTGCAGGTGAAAGCCTTTGTGATCTGTCTTCAGTATATGAAGCCCTCCAACCAAATGTGAGAAAGGTTCTCGGGTGTTTCACTTTTCCTGAAACAATGACGACCCATCAGAAGGTTATTCAGAAATACCTAACTACATATGTGAAGAATGTTGAGAAGCAACATTTGTGCTTGTTCCTTAGGTTTTGCACAGGTTCAGACTTATATCTTGGAAAGAACATCATTGTTGCATTTAACGAACTTGAAGGTTTCCAGAGGCGACCTGTGGCACACACATGTGGATGTGTACTGGAGCTGTCAATAAATTATGACAGCTATCCTGATTTTAGTTCTGAGATGAACAGAGTGTTGGAATCCAATGTGTGGGTCATGGACATTATCTAA
- the LOC115787187 gene encoding uncharacterized protein LOC115787187, with product MNEQIAKYFQRGFTNDEILALLAESHGIIISKRTLERILHKNRLWRRKNKTEVEEVAAFIQAQLENSGQSHGYRWMHQKCWMNGIVTDRETVRLLLRLLDGEGVDLRSRRRLRRRVYHSRGPNYVWHIDGYDKLKPFGIAISGCIDGFSRSVIWLEAYKTNNDPRVIAGYYMDAVIQHGGCPDRVRLDLGTENVHVAQMQRFLHFSDSDSETDHVTFGASTGNQRVERWWLILRSQCVQYWIDLFDKLREDGHFSDSFLDKSLVQFCFLHIIQEELNEVALAWNDHRIRPVHNSRSPHGRPSFMYALPDIYGARDCLQHVNMEKVEACLEECVFKDFPCDEDVFHLCVELMAEHALGFTNDVFDTVDLYVQLRQLMLAQLETLP from the exons ATGAATGAGCAAATTGCTAAGTACTTTCAGCGAGGATTTACAAACGATGAAATCCTTGCGTTATTAGCTGAATCACATGGCATCATTATCAGCAAACGCACCCTCGAAAGGATCTTACACAAGAACAGACTTTGGCGCAGAAAGAACAAAACTGAGGTGGAAGAGGTGGCGGCTTTTATACAAGCGCAACTGGAAAACTCAGGTCAGTCACATGGATATCGCTGGATGCACcagaagtgttggatgaatgGAATTGtgactgacagagaaacagtTCGTCTTCTGCTCCGTTTACTCGACGGTGAAGGTGTGGATTTAAGGTCCCGTAGACGACTGCGGAGGCGAGTGTATCATAGCAGAGGCCCCAACTATGTGTGGCACATCGACGGATACGATAAGCTTAAGCCATTTGGAATTGCAATAAGTGGATGTATTGACGGCTTCTCAAGGAGCGTTATATGGCTTGAAGCTTACAAGACAAATAATGACCCCAGAGTGATTGCTGGTTACTACATGGATGCCGTGATTCAACATGGTGGATGCCCTGATCGAGTGAGATTAGATTTAGGAACAGAAAACGTCCATGTGGCCCAGATGCaaaggtttttacatttttcagacaGTGATTCAGAAACTGATCATGTCACTTTTGGAGCAAGTACAGGAAATCAGCGTGTTGAAAGATGGTGGCTAATCTTACGAAGTCAGTGTGTCCAGTACTGGATCGACCTGTTTGACAAACTAAGAGAGGATGGACACTTCTCAGACTCGTTCTTGGACAAATCATTGGTCCAGTTCTGCTTTCTTCACATTATACAG GAGGAATTAAACGAAGTTGCTTTGGCTTGGAACGACCACAGAATACGCCCAGTCCACAACTCCCGCAGTCCTCATGGTCGACCGTCTTTTATGTATGCCCTCCCAGACATCTATGGAGCGAGAGACTGTCTCCAGCATGTCAATATGGAGAAAGTTGAAGCCTGCCTTGAAGAATGTGTGTTCAAAGACTTTCCATGTGATGAGGATGTCTTTCATCTCTGTGTAGAACTGATGGCTGAACATGCTCTGGGCttcacaaatgatgtgtttgatACAGTGGATCTGTATGTACAACTAAGGCAGCTCATGCTTGCTCAGTTGGAGACATTGCCTTAA